From Argopecten irradians isolate NY chromosome 2, Ai_NY, whole genome shotgun sequence, the proteins below share one genomic window:
- the LOC138314775 gene encoding uncharacterized protein isoform X1, translated as MTNISDRVVGGEGGSVGGVTMLSFPARSEVTFPNMEGMNISNMTDFTNVTRARKTFSLTEQIVFGTWLSISMILAIFGNLMVIAVVVRHRGMRTRTNMFLVSLAVADFLIGILLAPFSLATLIAQEWVLGPVLCTINSFLNATCFITSIHTLMHISIHKYLSITRPLTRITKCKILMMILAAWGWGIICAALTTVILSHAEFKEGTMQCGPAYPVITTKSLLFHIIIQTSNIFLPLFIMIFAYSRMFGEIREHMQRMDENTAMDRAQIYSQQRRVTITLFIVLACFVLCWIPYCVYANYVTFEPDKTKFPPYLNAVAYCFGYMNSACNPIIYAWRSPSFREGYKEILCQEPSYVVSDEHYEMLDNQSIRLWRLPDTVYESSPNPLRRISTFISSVRGSRSEEGGQNASRGNHYVRQTSTDSSYKLLHKLTGKTKAKSGSSVIRRDGSVILVKNGKIISMKLDTKLKKPDNDDLFISSPSTAGSNGSRIMCSSPPGLEVLEERDSDSNTNGGPSLFPNGRSNRKDVKFLYPNGNSNTCNSLSDNSDAESFHERETPRSRSNSKVHVTDLSPNVDIEINSVPDKTHGDTKSQNNNTETKCSAEKKKFSLLPWTKGHVKRKSDTSPYFNTAVKDKDLKVYAKSSDAIYSVPLLKTPSAEEVSVNPTALRRCSSLSNGSNLLSPSNCRSFSAFSSDPNKSEDVFS; from the exons ATGACAAACATTTCTGATCGGGTTGTGGGCGGGGAAGGAGGTAGTGTCGGGGGCGTCACTATGCTGTCCTTTCCCGCCCGTTCTGAAGTCACCTTTCCAAATATGGAAGGAATGAATATTTCAAACATGACAGACTTCACAAACGTTACGAGGGCTCGAAAGACATTCTCCCTTACGGAACAAATTGTATTCGGCACATGGTTGTCAATATCGATGATTCTAGCTATATTTGGAAACCTTATGGTGATTGCAGTGGTTGTAAGACATCGAGGCATGCGCACTAGGACTAATATGTTCCTCGTCAGTTTAGCAGTAGCGGATTTTCTAATAGGAATTTTGCTGGCGCCATTTTCTTTAGCCACCTTGATAGCCCAAGAGTGGGTGTTGGGACCAGTCCTGTGCACAATCAACAGCTTTCTGAATGCTACATGTTTTATAACATCTATACATACACTCATGCATATAAGTATACATAAGTATCTGTCAATCACTCGTCCCCTGACACGGATTACTAAATGTAAAATTCTCATGATGATTTTGGCAGCCTGGGGGTGGGGCATCATATGTGCTGCCTTGACAACTGTCATTCTCTCTCACGCAGAGTTCAAAGAGGGCACCATGCAATGTGGCCCCGCTTACCCTGTGATAACAACCAAATCTCTACTGTTCCACATCATTATACAGACTTCCAATATATTTCTGCCACTCTTTATCATGATTTTTGCATACTCTCGCATGTTTGGTGAGATACGAGAACACATGCAGAGAATGGACGAGAACACGGCGATGGACCGAGCTCAGATCTATAGCCAGCAGAGACGGGTCACTATAACACTGTTTATCGTACTCGCCTGTTTTGTCCTGTGCTGGATACCCTACTGTGTATATGCTAATTATGTGACCTTCGAACCTGACAAAACCAAGTTCCCGCCATATTTGAACGCTGTA GCCTATTGTTTTGGGTATATGAATAGCGCGTGTAACCCTATCATCTACGCCTGGAGGAGTCCCTCGTTCCGGGAGGGGTACAAGGAAATTCTGTGTCAGGAGCCATCCTATGTCGTTAGCGATG AACATTATGAGATGTTAGATAACCAGTCGATCAGACTCTGGCGTCTACCAG ATACAGTCTACGAAAGCTCCCCCAACCCATTGCGGCGAATCTCCACTTTCATAAGCTCAGTACGAGGCTCCCGATCCGAGGAGGGTGGACAGAACGCCTCGAGAGGGAACCATTACGTACGCCAAACATCGACCGACTCGTCGTATAAACTTCTACATAAACTTACAGGCAAAACCAAGGCAAAGTCCGGCAGCTCTGTCATACGAAGAGATGGTTCAGTCATACTCGTTAAAAACggaaaaattatttcaatgaaattggaTACCAAATTAAAAAAGCCTGATAATGACGATTTGTTCATATCTAGTCCATCAACGGCAGGTTCGAATGGTTCCAGGATAATGTGTAGCAGTCCGCCAGGGCTTGAGGTCCTGGAGGAACGCGATTCGGACAGCAATACTAATGGAGGTCCGTCATTGTTTCCTAATGGACGATCAAACAGAAAAGATGTGAAGTTTTTGTATCCGAATGGAAATTCAAACACTTGTAACTCTTTATCAGACAATAGCGACGCTGAATCTTTTCACGAGAGAGAAACACCCCGTTCACGTTCAAATTCTAAAGTTCACGTCACCGATCTGTCGCCAAATGTCGACATCGAAATAAACAGTGTGCCAGATAAAACACATGGCGATACTAAATCGCAAAATAATAACACAGAGACAAAGTGTTCGGCAGAAAAGAAGAAGTTTTCTCTTCTGCCTTGGACAAAAGGCCACGTGAAGCGCAAGAGTGACACGTCGCCATACTTTAATACTGCTGTAAAAGATAAAGACTTAAAAGTGTACGCTAAAAGTTCGGATGCCATATACTCAGTGCCTCTCCTCAAAACTCCGTCTGCTGAAGAAGTCTCTGTTAACCCTACGGCGTTACGTCGATGCTCTAGTTTATCAAATGGCTCAAATCTGCTGTCTCCTTCCAATTGTCGTTCTTTCTCGGCGTTTTCCTCTGATCCAAATAAATCCGAAGACGTATTTTcctga
- the LOC138314775 gene encoding beta-1 adrenergic receptor-like isoform X3: MTNISDRVVGGEGGSVGGVTMLSFPARSEVTFPNMEGMNISNMTDFTNVTRARKTFSLTEQIVFGTWLSISMILAIFGNLMVIAVVVRHRGMRTRTNMFLVSLAVADFLIGILLAPFSLATLIAQEWVLGPVLCTINSFLNATCFITSIHTLMHISIHKYLSITRPLTRITKCKILMMILAAWGWGIICAALTTVILSHAEFKEGTMQCGPAYPVITTKSLLFHIIIQTSNIFLPLFIMIFAYSRMFGEIREHMQRMDENTAMDRAQIYSQQRRVTITLFIVLACFVLCWIPYCVYANYVTFEPDKTKFPPYLNAVAYCFGYMNSACNPIIYAWRSPSFREGYKEILCQEPSYVVSDDTVYESSPNPLRRISTFISSVRGSRSEEGGQNASRGNHYVRQTSTDSSYKLLHKLTGKTKAKSGSSVIRRDGSVILVKNGKIISMKLDTKLKKPDNDDLFISSPSTAGSNGSRIMCSSPPGLEVLEERDSDSNTNGGPSLFPNGRSNRKDVKFLYPNGNSNTCNSLSDNSDAESFHERETPRSRSNSKVHVTDLSPNVDIEINSVPDKTHGDTKSQNNNTETKCSAEKKKFSLLPWTKGHVKRKSDTSPYFNTAVKDKDLKVYAKSSDAIYSVPLLKTPSAEEVSVNPTALRRCSSLSNGSNLLSPSNCRSFSAFSSDPNKSEDVFS, encoded by the exons ATGACAAACATTTCTGATCGGGTTGTGGGCGGGGAAGGAGGTAGTGTCGGGGGCGTCACTATGCTGTCCTTTCCCGCCCGTTCTGAAGTCACCTTTCCAAATATGGAAGGAATGAATATTTCAAACATGACAGACTTCACAAACGTTACGAGGGCTCGAAAGACATTCTCCCTTACGGAACAAATTGTATTCGGCACATGGTTGTCAATATCGATGATTCTAGCTATATTTGGAAACCTTATGGTGATTGCAGTGGTTGTAAGACATCGAGGCATGCGCACTAGGACTAATATGTTCCTCGTCAGTTTAGCAGTAGCGGATTTTCTAATAGGAATTTTGCTGGCGCCATTTTCTTTAGCCACCTTGATAGCCCAAGAGTGGGTGTTGGGACCAGTCCTGTGCACAATCAACAGCTTTCTGAATGCTACATGTTTTATAACATCTATACATACACTCATGCATATAAGTATACATAAGTATCTGTCAATCACTCGTCCCCTGACACGGATTACTAAATGTAAAATTCTCATGATGATTTTGGCAGCCTGGGGGTGGGGCATCATATGTGCTGCCTTGACAACTGTCATTCTCTCTCACGCAGAGTTCAAAGAGGGCACCATGCAATGTGGCCCCGCTTACCCTGTGATAACAACCAAATCTCTACTGTTCCACATCATTATACAGACTTCCAATATATTTCTGCCACTCTTTATCATGATTTTTGCATACTCTCGCATGTTTGGTGAGATACGAGAACACATGCAGAGAATGGACGAGAACACGGCGATGGACCGAGCTCAGATCTATAGCCAGCAGAGACGGGTCACTATAACACTGTTTATCGTACTCGCCTGTTTTGTCCTGTGCTGGATACCCTACTGTGTATATGCTAATTATGTGACCTTCGAACCTGACAAAACCAAGTTCCCGCCATATTTGAACGCTGTA GCCTATTGTTTTGGGTATATGAATAGCGCGTGTAACCCTATCATCTACGCCTGGAGGAGTCCCTCGTTCCGGGAGGGGTACAAGGAAATTCTGTGTCAGGAGCCATCCTATGTCGTTAGCGATG ATACAGTCTACGAAAGCTCCCCCAACCCATTGCGGCGAATCTCCACTTTCATAAGCTCAGTACGAGGCTCCCGATCCGAGGAGGGTGGACAGAACGCCTCGAGAGGGAACCATTACGTACGCCAAACATCGACCGACTCGTCGTATAAACTTCTACATAAACTTACAGGCAAAACCAAGGCAAAGTCCGGCAGCTCTGTCATACGAAGAGATGGTTCAGTCATACTCGTTAAAAACggaaaaattatttcaatgaaattggaTACCAAATTAAAAAAGCCTGATAATGACGATTTGTTCATATCTAGTCCATCAACGGCAGGTTCGAATGGTTCCAGGATAATGTGTAGCAGTCCGCCAGGGCTTGAGGTCCTGGAGGAACGCGATTCGGACAGCAATACTAATGGAGGTCCGTCATTGTTTCCTAATGGACGATCAAACAGAAAAGATGTGAAGTTTTTGTATCCGAATGGAAATTCAAACACTTGTAACTCTTTATCAGACAATAGCGACGCTGAATCTTTTCACGAGAGAGAAACACCCCGTTCACGTTCAAATTCTAAAGTTCACGTCACCGATCTGTCGCCAAATGTCGACATCGAAATAAACAGTGTGCCAGATAAAACACATGGCGATACTAAATCGCAAAATAATAACACAGAGACAAAGTGTTCGGCAGAAAAGAAGAAGTTTTCTCTTCTGCCTTGGACAAAAGGCCACGTGAAGCGCAAGAGTGACACGTCGCCATACTTTAATACTGCTGTAAAAGATAAAGACTTAAAAGTGTACGCTAAAAGTTCGGATGCCATATACTCAGTGCCTCTCCTCAAAACTCCGTCTGCTGAAGAAGTCTCTGTTAACCCTACGGCGTTACGTCGATGCTCTAGTTTATCAAATGGCTCAAATCTGCTGTCTCCTTCCAATTGTCGTTCTTTCTCGGCGTTTTCCTCTGATCCAAATAAATCCGAAGACGTATTTTcctga
- the LOC138316494 gene encoding uncharacterized protein: MVIRRQSMRLALWPLVSFLLMVLFFLTLGRYLGLFTRLRMTTNSNNEYPTGVFIQNVKKSLGEGAFKTFLEDCMKSADYQTGERFIVYDCSYSWEGDCGGWSDRIAGILTTFIISILAKRRFLVNFDKPCYLEDYFAPSYFSWRYEVSTVWNKSSSFHKLRNNNYKQIEKYLFGREDINTYFTEDVVYLRMNWDFLRDFKSRPGIGKDVPWITKYHQADIYKHFIDVFFKLPPTSEIAISERIRANRKRSKLACVHIRHGTNPNMPRDNKRPDQPLDVLWGHFDKLNKDEYDLFVASDTDSVKGIAKVRYPGNIIDTPGNITHIDQPHKNDERQGFVKQLLDFYTLVSCDILIIPSSGFSMLAAFVRSTDTGLYCWRGQDIIPCSRYTIGDIFPIGKYGIKPKTYRN, translated from the exons ATGGTCATCCGGAGACAGAGTATG cGCCTTGCCCTTTGGCCACTAGTGTCGTTCCTGCTGATGGTATTGTTTTTCCTGACACTAGGACGATATTTGGGCCTCTTTACCAGACTACGGATGACCACCAATTCAAACAACGAATACCCGACTGGTGTGTTCATACAGAATGTCAAAAAGAGTTTAGGAGAAGGCGCGTTTAAAACTTTCCTCGAAGATTGTATGAAGTCAGCAGATTACCAAACAGGAGAGCGGTTTATTGTGTATGACTGTTCCTATTCCTGGGAGGGAGACTGTGGGGGGTGGTCCGACAGAATAGCCGGCATTCTCACCACATTCATCATCTCTATACTGGCTAAACGACGTTTTCTCGTCAACTTTGACAAACCATGCTATCTTGAGGATTATTTCGCGCCATCTTATTTCAGCTGGAGATACGAAGTCTCTACCGTGTGGAATAAATCGAGTTCATTCCACAAACTACGGAATAACAACTACAAGCAGATCGAAAAATACCTGTTTGGAAGGGAAGACATCAACACCTATTTTACTGAGGATGTCGTGTACCTGCGTATGAACTGGGACTTCCTACGCGATTTCAAATCAAGACCGGGCATTGGAAAGGACGTTCCGTGGATAACAAAATATCATCAAGctgatatttataaacatttcataGATGTATTTTTTAAACTCCCTCCAACCTCTGAAATTGCAATAAGTGAACGAATTCGGGCAAATAGAAAACGAAGTAAATTAGCGTGTGTTCATATCCGACATGGAACCAATCCGAACATGCCCCGAGACAATAAACGTCCCGACCAGCCTCTGGATGTTCTTTGGGGACATTTTGATAAGTTAAACAAAGACGAATACGATTTGTTTGTGGCCTCTGACACTGATAGTGTAAAAGGTATCGCTAAGGTCCGTTATCCTGGCAACATAATAGATACCCCTGGTAACATCACTCACATAGACCAGCCCCACAAAAACGACGAGCGCCAGGGTTTTGTGAAACAGCTGCTGGATTTCTACACACTGGTCAGCTGTGATATACTCATCATTCCATCCAGTGGATTCAGCATGTTAGCCGCATTTGTACGGAGCACCGACACCGGTCTGTACTGTTGGCGCGGACAGGATATAATACCGTGTTCACGGTATACCATCGGTGACATATTCCCGATAGGTAAATATGGGATTAAACCAAAAACGTACAGGAATTAA
- the LOC138314775 gene encoding melanopsin-like isoform X2, with translation MTNISDRVVGGEGGSVGGVTMLSFPARSEVTFPNMEGMNISNMTDFTNVTRARKTFSLTEQIVFGTWLSISMILAIFGNLMVIAVVVRHRGMRTRTNMFLVSLAVADFLIGILLAPFSLATLIAQEWVLGPVLCTINSFLNATCFITSIHTLMHISIHKYLSITRPLTRITKCKILMMILAAWGWGIICAALTTVILSHAEFKEGTMQCGPAYPVITTKSLLFHIIIQTSNIFLPLFIMIFAYSRMFGEIREHMQRMDENTAMDRAQIYSQQRRVTITLFIVLACFVLCWIPYCVYANYVTFEPDKTKFPPYLNAVAYCFGYMNSACNPIIYAWRSPSFREGYKEILCQEPSYVVSDGNVEIPAMLYYTVYESSPNPLRRISTFISSVRGSRSEEGGQNASRGNHYVRQTSTDSSYKLLHKLTGKTKAKSGSSVIRRDGSVILVKNGKIISMKLDTKLKKPDNDDLFISSPSTAGSNGSRIMCSSPPGLEVLEERDSDSNTNGGPSLFPNGRSNRKDVKFLYPNGNSNTCNSLSDNSDAESFHERETPRSRSNSKVHVTDLSPNVDIEINSVPDKTHGDTKSQNNNTETKCSAEKKKFSLLPWTKGHVKRKSDTSPYFNTAVKDKDLKVYAKSSDAIYSVPLLKTPSAEEVSVNPTALRRCSSLSNGSNLLSPSNCRSFSAFSSDPNKSEDVFS, from the exons ATGACAAACATTTCTGATCGGGTTGTGGGCGGGGAAGGAGGTAGTGTCGGGGGCGTCACTATGCTGTCCTTTCCCGCCCGTTCTGAAGTCACCTTTCCAAATATGGAAGGAATGAATATTTCAAACATGACAGACTTCACAAACGTTACGAGGGCTCGAAAGACATTCTCCCTTACGGAACAAATTGTATTCGGCACATGGTTGTCAATATCGATGATTCTAGCTATATTTGGAAACCTTATGGTGATTGCAGTGGTTGTAAGACATCGAGGCATGCGCACTAGGACTAATATGTTCCTCGTCAGTTTAGCAGTAGCGGATTTTCTAATAGGAATTTTGCTGGCGCCATTTTCTTTAGCCACCTTGATAGCCCAAGAGTGGGTGTTGGGACCAGTCCTGTGCACAATCAACAGCTTTCTGAATGCTACATGTTTTATAACATCTATACATACACTCATGCATATAAGTATACATAAGTATCTGTCAATCACTCGTCCCCTGACACGGATTACTAAATGTAAAATTCTCATGATGATTTTGGCAGCCTGGGGGTGGGGCATCATATGTGCTGCCTTGACAACTGTCATTCTCTCTCACGCAGAGTTCAAAGAGGGCACCATGCAATGTGGCCCCGCTTACCCTGTGATAACAACCAAATCTCTACTGTTCCACATCATTATACAGACTTCCAATATATTTCTGCCACTCTTTATCATGATTTTTGCATACTCTCGCATGTTTGGTGAGATACGAGAACACATGCAGAGAATGGACGAGAACACGGCGATGGACCGAGCTCAGATCTATAGCCAGCAGAGACGGGTCACTATAACACTGTTTATCGTACTCGCCTGTTTTGTCCTGTGCTGGATACCCTACTGTGTATATGCTAATTATGTGACCTTCGAACCTGACAAAACCAAGTTCCCGCCATATTTGAACGCTGTA GCCTATTGTTTTGGGTATATGAATAGCGCGTGTAACCCTATCATCTACGCCTGGAGGAGTCCCTCGTTCCGGGAGGGGTACAAGGAAATTCTGTGTCAGGAGCCATCCTATGTCGTTAGCGATG GTAACGTCGAGATTCCAGCAATGCTCTACT ATACAGTCTACGAAAGCTCCCCCAACCCATTGCGGCGAATCTCCACTTTCATAAGCTCAGTACGAGGCTCCCGATCCGAGGAGGGTGGACAGAACGCCTCGAGAGGGAACCATTACGTACGCCAAACATCGACCGACTCGTCGTATAAACTTCTACATAAACTTACAGGCAAAACCAAGGCAAAGTCCGGCAGCTCTGTCATACGAAGAGATGGTTCAGTCATACTCGTTAAAAACggaaaaattatttcaatgaaattggaTACCAAATTAAAAAAGCCTGATAATGACGATTTGTTCATATCTAGTCCATCAACGGCAGGTTCGAATGGTTCCAGGATAATGTGTAGCAGTCCGCCAGGGCTTGAGGTCCTGGAGGAACGCGATTCGGACAGCAATACTAATGGAGGTCCGTCATTGTTTCCTAATGGACGATCAAACAGAAAAGATGTGAAGTTTTTGTATCCGAATGGAAATTCAAACACTTGTAACTCTTTATCAGACAATAGCGACGCTGAATCTTTTCACGAGAGAGAAACACCCCGTTCACGTTCAAATTCTAAAGTTCACGTCACCGATCTGTCGCCAAATGTCGACATCGAAATAAACAGTGTGCCAGATAAAACACATGGCGATACTAAATCGCAAAATAATAACACAGAGACAAAGTGTTCGGCAGAAAAGAAGAAGTTTTCTCTTCTGCCTTGGACAAAAGGCCACGTGAAGCGCAAGAGTGACACGTCGCCATACTTTAATACTGCTGTAAAAGATAAAGACTTAAAAGTGTACGCTAAAAGTTCGGATGCCATATACTCAGTGCCTCTCCTCAAAACTCCGTCTGCTGAAGAAGTCTCTGTTAACCCTACGGCGTTACGTCGATGCTCTAGTTTATCAAATGGCTCAAATCTGCTGTCTCCTTCCAATTGTCGTTCTTTCTCGGCGTTTTCCTCTGATCCAAATAAATCCGAAGACGTATTTTcctga